The following is a genomic window from Flavobacteriales bacterium.
ATCGACGACCAGGAGCGACCGATGAACCTGCGCGCGAGCTACTTCCGCTCGTTGGGCCGTCCGAGCTTCCGCGAGTTCTCCGTGGTCCAGTTGTTCGACTACATCCTCACCGCTCCGGTCTACGGCAACCCGGATCTGGAGATGACCAGCATCGACAACTACGATTTGCGGCTGGAGACCTTCTTCAGGAAAGGCAACAACGTATCGCTCAGTGCTTTCCACAAACGCTTCCGCAACCACATCGAGCTGCTGTACACGGTGGCCGGCGGATTCACCTGGCGGAACGCCGATATCAGCACGGTGACCGGGTTGGAGCTCGAAGGGCGGGTGGGGCTGACGCGCTGGCTCGAATGGCGCGGCAACTTCACGTGGATGGAGTCGAAGAGCACCCTCACCACGGTGCTGACCGCGGAACCGACCACCTACAGCACGCCGATGTTCGGACAGGCGCCGTACATCGTGAACTCGATGCTCACCTACAAGGGCGACAGCCTCGGGCTCGAGCTCAGCGTTTCCTACAACGTGCAGGGCCCGAAGCTGGCGATCTCCAACTCCGAAGTGAACCCCGAGGGCATCCGCGCCTATGAGATGCCGCGCCACATGATCGACGTGGTGCTCAACAAGACCTTCGGCAAGCACTGGGGCGTGCGTCTGCGTGGCCGCAACATCCTGAACGCTCCGCTGCGCAGGGCCTATAAGTTCGAACAAGGGTATGTGGTCGATTTCGATCGCTATGCCTACGGCCCGGAGTACTCGCTCACCCTCTCCTACACCATCCGATGATGACCCGGAGGCACCATCCATCGAACCTGCGGATGGCCCGCTCATGGCCTTTCCTTCTGATGGGCCTGATCGGCACCGCGGCCCATGCTCAAGGTGAACTGGAGAACGTCATCGTGGAGACCTACTATGTCTCCGACACGAACGACGCGACGGACATCATCGGCGGCGGGCTGATCACTGGATCACGCACCTACCGGGTGTACGTGGACCTGTGCGACAGCTGTGCCTTGCGCGCGGTTTACGGGGATGCCTCGCATCCGATGGATGTGAGCAGCACGCAACCGATCTTCAACAACCTGGACCGTGGGCGCACCTTCGGGCATGAGATCAACAACGGCGCCTTGGACGAGAACACGGTGGCGCTCGACTCGTGGTTCGCGATGGGCGCCGGCAGCACGCAGAAGTTCGGTATCCTGAAGGTCGACGACCCGGACGGCAGCATCCTGGGCGGCAACGATGGTGGCAGTGCGATGATCCCCGGCGGATTGCTTCAGAACACGGACCCGCTCGCCGGCGCGCCGCTGGATTCGTTGGACGGCCTTGTGCCCTTGAACGGCGGCACGGCCCTGCCTCCCGGTTTCGCCGTGGTCGGCACCAGTCCGGACAGCCTGTTCAAGGACAGCATCAGCGGCTCGGTGTTCCAAACGACCGATACGCGGATCAGCTGCACCACGCCGGGCGTACAGGGTCCCACGGCGGACAACCGCATCCTCATCCTGCAGGTGACCACGGCCGGTGAGCTCACGTTCCATCTGAACATCGAGGTGGAAGAGACCGACGGAACGATCATCAAGTATGTGTGGAACGACACGCTCCTGGCGGCGGATGAAGTGCCGAGCGGCCTGTTGGTATATCCGCCCGAGTGCGGCTGCATGGACCCGAACTTCCTGGAGTACGACCCCGCCGCCGGTTGTGATGACGGCTCCTGCCAAACGGCCATCGTGTTCGGATGCACCGACACCCTGGCCTGCAACTTCGACCCCGCGGCGAACTTCAACATCCCGCTGCTGTGCTGCTATGGTCCGGACGACTGCAACGGTCTGGACATCACGATCGTGTGCCCGGATGTCTCCACGCCGGATGCCTTTCAGCCCGGAGCGGAGTGGCGGTTCTTCCCGAACCCGCTGTCCGGGGACCTCCTCACGCTCACCTGGACCGGTCAGCAGGTCGAGGCCGTGCGTGTGCTCGACCAAGCCGGCCGTTTGGTGCGGGAGGAGAGCATGCGTGGCATGGCGCAGGGCCACCGCGAGCTCGATCTGGGCGGACTGCCCGCAGGGACCTACCTCATCCAACTGATCACTGATCGCGGTCCACAGGTAAGGCTGCTTGTGCGCGACTGAAGCGATTCACGATCTGGTAACCCAAGCCTCTCATGGGCGCAATACCCCGGGGATAGTTTCGCCCGCTCAACCGCCGAACCATGCATCGCTCGCTGCTTCTCACCGTCCTGCTCACCGCCACTGGCGCCCGCGCCCAGTACACACCGCCGGACCCCTCCGGGCTGGAAGGCATCTTCGTTGAACGCTACTACGTGGCCGATGCCAACGATGCCGCGGACACGGACGGCAGCAGTGACCTGTCCACGGGGGAGGTCACGTATCGCGTGTTCGTCGACCTCAAGGCGGGCTACAAGCTGATCACCGTGGGCGGCTTCCCCGGCCACGACCTGAGCTTCAACAGCACCACGAGCTTTTTCTACAATGACGACCGTGGTGAGTCCTGGGCCAGCGACATCAACGACATCCACCTGTCGAAGAACACGGTGATGCTTGACAGCTGGCTCACGGCCGGCGCCGCTTCGGACGCCCACTGGGGTGTCCCGAAGGATGAGGACACCGACGGCACGATCCAGCCGAACAACGACGGTGGTAGTGCAGGTGGCGGACCGCTGCTCGCCCACGCCGATCCGCTGGCCGGCATTCCGCTGAGCACGGCGGACGGGCTGCTGGCAGGAAGCCCTCCGGGCATCCTGTCCGTGGGCGTGGCCCCGACGATCCTCAACGACTACGGCGGCGCCACCTACAGCTCGGACAACTTCGCCTGGAGCAGCAACATCGGCAACGTGGAAGGTCCGACGCCCTCGAACAAGATCCTCATCGGCCAGTTCACCACCGACGGCACCTTCACCTTCTGCCTGAACCTATGGGTGCGCATTCCGGACAGCCTGGTGTGCCAGGACCCCAACTGCCACGAGATCCTGGAGTTCTACTCGGAGATCATCCCGGCGGACACATTGGGCGGCGGTTTCCAGGTGCAGAACAAGTTCAGCCATCCGACCCTCTGCTTCGATTCCTCCTCCCAACAAGTCGACTGTGAAGGTGTCCCCGGCGGTCCTGCCGTACCGGGCAGCACCTGCGATGACGGCAACGCCGACACGCAGAACGACGTGTACAACGCAGGCTGCCAGTGCGTCGGTGAGGACTGCGAAGGCGTGCTGGGTGGCAATGCCCTCCCCGGCCAGCCCTGCGACGACGGGGACCCGAACAGCGTGAACGACACCTGGCAGACGGGCTGCATCTGTTCCGGGGTCGTCGGTCTCAATGAACAACTCGGTGCTCTCGCCGAGGTCGTCGTGCTTCCCAACCCCGTTCACGACCGGATGATCGTGCGCATCGTTGAGGCGACCGGGGCGCGCGGCACGCTCGATCTGCGCGATGCGCTGGGCCAGCGGGCTCTGGGGCGCGACCTGGGCCTTCTGGGGGCTGAGCGCACCGAAGTGCTCGACGTAGAGCAGCTTGCGAGCGGCCTTTACTTCCTGGAGATCACCGTCGGTGGGACCCGTTCGGTGCATCGTATCATCAAGCGATGATCGCCATGCGGCCGCTGATTGTCCTCGTGTTGTTCCTGGTGACGGCCGCACCTCGCTTGGCCGCGCAGGAGGCCATCGACAGTGTGTTCGTGGAGGTGTATCACGTGCAGCCTGCCGAGCGGCCCAGTGAGCCGGCGATGGTCACGTACCGCATCTTCGTGGACCTCGCCGAGGGCCACGAACTGCAGATGGTGTACGGCGACCAGGCGCACAAGCTCCGGTTCTGGACGACAACGGCCTTCGAGAACGATACGGTGCTGGGTGCCAAGTTCGGTCACCTGATCCAAGCCGGCCGCCTCAACGAGGGCACCCTTGCGCTGGACTCCTATCTGACGATCGGTGCGGCGGATAACGAGCACATGGGCGTGCCACGGGCATGGGACCAGGACGGTTCGGTGCTGACGTGCCCGCCCTACCCGGGGTCCCGGTCACGCAAGGGCGATGCCGGAGGGATCCTCGCTCCGCTCTGCGTCACCGATGGTCTCATGGCGTATGAGGAGATCCGTGAAGTGGTGGACTTCCGGTTCGCTTCGGGCTACCTGTACAAAGCGCGTGGTTTCGACATCGAAACCACCGACGGCGCCTACGCGGTGCTGGGTGGCAAGCGTGGTGTCACGGATAGGAACGTGCTGCTCATCGCTCAGCTCACCACCACCGGCGAGCTCTCCTACATGATCAACCTACAGATCGAGACCCTGGAGCACGAGCCCGTGAAGTACGTGGCCCGCGACCCCGGCCCCGGTGAGTTCACGCATCCCACGCTCACCTACGGGAAGTTCAGGACATCGGCCCCCGCCATGGGCCACTGACGGCGAAGAGGAGGTGAAGAGGGCCGATGCGGTGCATCGGCCCTCTTTGTTTGTTACGCCGGCGTTTCCCGTGGATGACGCCATGATCAGTTCGGCGCACCGAGCGCGGAGGAAAACGTAATCAAAGCATAGGCCCGCGGTAATGCAGGCCCAACAAGGGGCCGCGAGTTTTGACCCGCTCGATCGAGCACTCGACGAAGAACCCCAAACCCCAAAACCCTTCAAACAAGATGAACACGAAGCGAAAGCTGACCATGGCGGCGATGGCCGCGATGGTGGCGACCGCCGGCCAGGCCCAATCGATCGGGTCGGCCTGCGGATGTCCGAACGTCTCCTCCCGACCGAGCGTGAACCTGAGCACACTGGCGGATGTGAACGGCAACCTGCCGGTGGGCAACACCAACCTGACGTGCAACACGCTGTACGTGCTGGACCGGAAGATCTACGTGCCCGATGGCGGTGACCTCAACATCGAGCCCGGCACGGTGATCAAGTGCGTGGACAACAGCGGCATCAACGCCAACGCACTGATCGTGACGCGCGGCGGCCAGATCTGGGCCAACGGCCAGGAGAGCTGCCCGATCATCTTCACCAGCACGGCCGACCCGCTGGACGGCAGCTATGCGGTGACCAACCGCGGCAAGTGGGGCGGTCTGATCCTGCTGGGCCGGGCCTTCAACAATGTGCGCAGCACGGACCTGAAGGATGGAGGTCCTGCGGCCAGCACGTCGATCACCGGCACCGATGGTGTGGGCCTGATCGAGGGCCTGGCGGGTGGCGACAGCCGCCACTTCTACGGCATGCCCATCGGCCAGGAGGTGCCCAATGACAACAGCGGGATCCTGCGTTACGTGAGCCTGCGCCACGGCGGCGAACTGCTCGGCACGGCCAACGAGATCAACGGCCTCACCATGGGCAGCGTGGGCAGCGGCACGATCATCGAGCATGTGGAGGTGACCAGCAACCTGGATGACGCCTTCGAGTGGTTCGGCGGCACGGTGAACGGCAAATATCTGGTGGCCATGCACTGCGACGATGACTACATCGACTACGACCAGGGCTGGACGGGCAAGGTGCAGTTCTTCTATGGCCTGCAGGGCCCCGACAACACCGGTGGTTCAAATAACCAGGGCGACAACGGCATGGAGTGCGACGGGGACGACGGACCAGGCAACGGCGCGGCCAAGAGCGACCCGGTGATCTACAACGCCACGATCATCAACCGCATCCTGCCGGGCGCCGACGAGGGCATCGAGGCCCGCCGCGAAGTGAAGGGCACGATCGTCAACAGCATCTTCGCCAACCTGGCGCGCGGTCTGAACATGACCAACGACGCGGCCACCAACTGGAACGCCGGCACCTTCAACGTGCGTGGCTGCACCTTCCAGGGCGCCACCACCCCGCTGCGCATCAACGGCGTGGCCCCGGTCGGCGGCAGCCCCGAGCAGATCAAGTTCAACACCACCGACGGCAACCAGAGCGTGGCCGACGGCAGCCTGATCGATGCCAGCTTCGCCATCAGCCCGCTGACCAGCAACACGGTGACCAACCGGGTGAACCCCGTGCCGGCCGCCGGCGCCCCCGCCGCACAGACCACCTTCCTGCCGCCCAACGACAGCTTCTTCAGCTTCGCCAAGTACCGCGGAGCCTTCGAGCCGGGCGGTGAGAACTGGATCCCCAGCTACTCGGTGGCCGTGGACATCGGTTCGGACCTCAGCGCGGTGGCCGGCTGCACCGGTGACCTGAACCGCGACGGCATCGTGAACGCCACGGACTTCGGCCTCTTCGTGAACGCCTTCAACAACACCTGCTACTGAGCAACCCCTGAACGGTCCCCGGGGGGGGCGGGTCCGCCCCGACCCCCTCCCCGGGAACACCGTTCACCCCTTCAATCACACGAACCATGAACCAGAACTTCAAGAACCTCCTGCTGGGGACCGCCCTTTGTTGCGGCTCCCTGGCGGCCCAGGCCCAGGGCCTGGAAGGCATCATCGTGGAGGAATTCCACACGGTGACGCAGGCCGATGCCGACGTGATCAACAACGACCTCGGCAACAGCAGCTTCACGATCGCTCCGGGATCGAAGGTGTACCGTGTCTTCGTGGACATGGCCCCCGGCTACAAGCTGAACCAGGTGTTCGGTGCGCCGGAGACCAGCCCGGGCAGCGGCGTGAGCCTTAACCCGTTGGATCTCTCGACGACGACCACCTTCTGGAACGACGACAACTTCGGCGCGGACATCCCGGGCCAGACCCGTCGCATCGATGAGGGCACGGCCTTCGACAGCTACATCACGGTGAACACGACGGGCACCGCCGGCGGCACCGCCGGTTGCGGCAGCGCCACCCAGCAGTTCGGCGTGCTGCGCACCGCGGACACCAACGGTGACCTCACCACCTGCGGCGTGTACCCGGGCTTCACGGGCAACGATGGCAGCATCCCGGGCACGGGCCCTGCGCTGACCTACAACATCAGCGGCCTGCTCGACCTCACCGCGCTCACCGGCGCAGCGGCCAGCTTCCAGGTGATCAACGACGCCTGGACGACCCTGCCCGCCAGCCAGGGGGTGGACCCGAGCGGCACCAACCGCGTGCTGATCGGTCAGTTCACCACCGCCGGCACCTTCAGCTTCCATATCAACGTGCAGCTAAGCGACCCCAACAGCCAGCTGGAGACCTACGTGTGGAACCAGGCCGGTTCGGGTGAGCAGGTGAGCCCCTTCCTCACCTACCCCCAGCAGCTTCCCCCGGACTGCCTCGGCGTGCCGGGTGGTTCCGCCCTACCTGGCACCGCCTGCAACGATGGCAATGCCAACACGGGCAATGACACCTGGGATGCCAATTGCGTGTGCGTGGGCCAACTGATCGACTGCCTGGGCGTGCCGGGTGGCCCCGCTCTTCCGGGCACCGCCTGCAATGACGGCAACGCCAACACGGGCAACGATACCTGGGATGCCAACTGCACATGCGTCGGCCAACTGATCGACTGCCTGGGCGTACCGGGTGGCTCCGCTCTTCCGGGCACCGCCTGCAACGACGGCAACGCCAACACGGGCAACGATACCTGGGATGCGAACTGCGTGTGCGTCGGCCAACTGATCGACTGCCTGGGCATACCGGGTGGCTCCGCTCTTCCGGGCACCGCCTGCAACGACGGCAACGCCAACACGGGCAACGATACCTGGGATGCCAACTGCACCTGCGTGGGTCAGCTGATCGATTGCCTGGGCGTACCGGGTGGCTCCGCTCTTCCGGGCACAGCTTGCGACGATGGCAACGCGAACACGGGCAACGACACCTGGGATGCCAACTGCACCTGCGTGGGCCAGCTGATCGACTGCCTCGGCGTGCCGGGTGGCAGCGCCCTGCCGGGCACCGCCTGCAACGACGGCAACGCGAATACGGGCAACGACACCTGGAGCGCGAACTGCACCTGCGTGGGCCAGCTGATCGACTGCCTCGGCGTGCCGGGTGGCAGCGCCCTGCCGGGCACCGCCTGCAACGACGGCAACGCGAATACGGGCAACGACACCTGGAGCGCGAACTGCACCTGCGTGGGCCAGCTGATCGACTGCCTCGGCGTGCCGGGCGGCTCCGCTCTGCCGGGCACCGCCTGCGACGACGGCAACCCGAACAGCAGCAACGACGTGTATGACGCCAACTGCAACTGCTCCGGTACTCTGGCCAACGACTGCCTCGGTGTGCCGGGCGGCCCTGCCCAGCCGGGTACCGCTTGCGATGACGGCCTGGCCACCACCGGCAACGACCTGTGGGACGCCAACTGCGTATGCGTGGGACAACTGATCGACTGCCTCGGCGTGCCGGGCGGCAGCGCCCTGCCGGGCACCGCCTGCAACGACGGCAACGCGAATACGGGCAACGACACCTGGAGCGCGAACTGCACCTGCGTGGGCCAGCTGATCGACTGCCTCGGCGTGCCGGGCGGCTCCGCTCTGCCGGGCACCGCCTGCGACGACGGCAACCCGAACAGCAGCAACGACGTGTATGACGCCAACTGCAACTGCTCCGGTACCCTGGCCAACGACTGCCTGGGCGTGCCGGGCGGCCCTGCCCAGCCGGGTACGGCCTGCGATGACGGCCTGGCCACCACCGGCAACGACCTGTGGGACGCCAACTGCGTATGCGTGGGTCAGCTGATCGACTGCCTCGGCGTGCCGGGTGGATCCGCTCTGCCGGGCACCGCCTGCGACGACGGCAACCCGAACAGCAGCAACGACGTGTATGACGCCAACTGCAACTGCTCCGGTACTCTGGCCAACGACTGCCTTGGTGTGCCGGGCGGCAGCGCCCTGCCGGGTACGCCCTGCGATGATGGCCAGGTTCAGACCGGCAACGACACCTGGGATGCCAACTGCAACTGCATCGGCCAGCTGATCGACTGCCTCGGCGTGCCAGGCGGCAGCGCCCTCCCGGGCACCGCCTGCAACGACGGCAATGCGGCCACGATCAACGACGTGTACGGCGCGAACTGCGTGTGCGCTGGAACGCCGATCGGCAACTGCACGGAGATCCTGTCGCTGGACATCACCCTGGACAACAACGGCGCTGAGACCACCTGGGAAGTGCGTGACCAGAGCGGCACCACGGTGATCGCCTCCGGCGGTCCCTACCAGAACGGTCAGGCCGGCGTGATCGTCACCGAGACCATCTGCCTGAACCAGCTCTGCTACCGCCTGGTGGTGAACGACGCCGGTGGTGATGGTATCAGCGGTGGTGGCTTTGTCCTCACGGACGCCAGCGGCCACCGCATCGTGGACGCCAACGGTTCCTTCACGAGCACCAGCAGCGTGGCCAACGAGTTCTGCCTGCCCCTCAGCGCGGCCCGTCTGATCAACGCCAGCTGCGACCGCACCAACCTCACCTACAGCAGCAGCACCCAGATCTACGCCAGCTTCTACCCCGGGGCCAGCGGCTACCAGTTCTGGATCTTTGATCCGCATGGTTCCTACAGCCGCCGCGTGTTCAAGACCACGCAGAACTTGGTGCCCGCCAACCTGGTGACCAACCCGGTGCCCGCCGACCTCGACCTGAACGTGCGCGTGCGCGCCCTGGTGAGCGGCAACTACACCGCGTTCGGCCCCGCCTGCCGCTTCCGCCTCAACACCCCGGGTGGTGGCGGTCGTGAGGCCATCCTCTTCGATGAGGCCAGCAACGTGACCATGAGCCTCTACCCGAACCCCAACCGGGGTGAGGTGGTGAACGTGGCCTTCGACGGCATCGCCGCCGCCGAACGGATGGACATCGATGTGATGGACATCTTCGGCAAGCGCGTGAGCGCTTCGCAGATCGCCGCTCCGGGTGGTGCCTTCGTGCACACCATGGACCTGAGCTCCCTGGCCCCCGGCGTGTACATGGTGAACGTCCGTGTGGGCGAGCGCCTCTACACCCAGCGCCTGGTCCGCCAGTAAGCTGATCGACCTCAAGGCGAAGGGCCGCTCCTCACGGGGCGGCCCTTCGTGCGTTCAGCGGGTCCCTTGGCGGCGAACCCGCCAGGCTCGCCAGCCCAGCAGCAGGACCGCGACCAAGGCGATGCCTGCGAACAGCCAGGACCAGGGGAAGCCACGATCCAGCTCCACCGGCCGCACATCCCCGACCAGCACGAGCCCGGCCCAGTAGTATGGCTGAAGAAGTTCGTCCTGGGCCGCCTGCAGGTGCTCGAGCTTCGCCCGCCGCAGCGCCTCGTGCTTGGGCAGCCCGTCGGCGAGGTGCGCATAGAAGCGTTCGATGATCTCCGAGGAGACCTGCTCATCGATGCTCCAGAGCGCCATCACGAGGCTGGGACAGCCGGCATAGGCG
Proteins encoded in this region:
- a CDS encoding T9SS type A sorting domain-containing protein — translated: MNQNFKNLLLGTALCCGSLAAQAQGLEGIIVEEFHTVTQADADVINNDLGNSSFTIAPGSKVYRVFVDMAPGYKLNQVFGAPETSPGSGVSLNPLDLSTTTTFWNDDNFGADIPGQTRRIDEGTAFDSYITVNTTGTAGGTAGCGSATQQFGVLRTADTNGDLTTCGVYPGFTGNDGSIPGTGPALTYNISGLLDLTALTGAAASFQVINDAWTTLPASQGVDPSGTNRVLIGQFTTAGTFSFHINVQLSDPNSQLETYVWNQAGSGEQVSPFLTYPQQLPPDCLGVPGGSALPGTACNDGNANTGNDTWDANCVCVGQLIDCLGVPGGPALPGTACNDGNANTGNDTWDANCTCVGQLIDCLGVPGGSALPGTACNDGNANTGNDTWDANCVCVGQLIDCLGIPGGSALPGTACNDGNANTGNDTWDANCTCVGQLIDCLGVPGGSALPGTACDDGNANTGNDTWDANCTCVGQLIDCLGVPGGSALPGTACNDGNANTGNDTWSANCTCVGQLIDCLGVPGGSALPGTACNDGNANTGNDTWSANCTCVGQLIDCLGVPGGSALPGTACDDGNPNSSNDVYDANCNCSGTLANDCLGVPGGPAQPGTACDDGLATTGNDLWDANCVCVGQLIDCLGVPGGSALPGTACNDGNANTGNDTWSANCTCVGQLIDCLGVPGGSALPGTACDDGNPNSSNDVYDANCNCSGTLANDCLGVPGGPAQPGTACDDGLATTGNDLWDANCVCVGQLIDCLGVPGGSALPGTACDDGNPNSSNDVYDANCNCSGTLANDCLGVPGGSALPGTPCDDGQVQTGNDTWDANCNCIGQLIDCLGVPGGSALPGTACNDGNAATINDVYGANCVCAGTPIGNCTEILSLDITLDNNGAETTWEVRDQSGTTVIASGGPYQNGQAGVIVTETICLNQLCYRLVVNDAGGDGISGGGFVLTDASGHRIVDANGSFTSTSSVANEFCLPLSAARLINASCDRTNLTYSSSTQIYASFYPGASGYQFWIFDPHGSYSRRVFKTTQNLVPANLVTNPVPADLDLNVRVRALVSGNYTAFGPACRFRLNTPGGGGREAILFDEASNVTMSLYPNPNRGEVVNVAFDGIAAAERMDIDVMDIFGKRVSASQIAAPGGAFVHTMDLSSLAPGVYMVNVRVGERLYTQRLVRQ
- a CDS encoding T9SS type A sorting domain-containing protein, which gives rise to MHRSLLLTVLLTATGARAQYTPPDPSGLEGIFVERYYVADANDAADTDGSSDLSTGEVTYRVFVDLKAGYKLITVGGFPGHDLSFNSTTSFFYNDDRGESWASDINDIHLSKNTVMLDSWLTAGAASDAHWGVPKDEDTDGTIQPNNDGGSAGGGPLLAHADPLAGIPLSTADGLLAGSPPGILSVGVAPTILNDYGGATYSSDNFAWSSNIGNVEGPTPSNKILIGQFTTDGTFTFCLNLWVRIPDSLVCQDPNCHEILEFYSEIIPADTLGGGFQVQNKFSHPTLCFDSSSQQVDCEGVPGGPAVPGSTCDDGNADTQNDVYNAGCQCVGEDCEGVLGGNALPGQPCDDGDPNSVNDTWQTGCICSGVVGLNEQLGALAEVVVLPNPVHDRMIVRIVEATGARGTLDLRDALGQRALGRDLGLLGAERTEVLDVEQLASGLYFLEITVGGTRSVHRIIKR
- a CDS encoding T9SS type A sorting domain-containing protein yields the protein MARSWPFLLMGLIGTAAHAQGELENVIVETYYVSDTNDATDIIGGGLITGSRTYRVYVDLCDSCALRAVYGDASHPMDVSSTQPIFNNLDRGRTFGHEINNGALDENTVALDSWFAMGAGSTQKFGILKVDDPDGSILGGNDGGSAMIPGGLLQNTDPLAGAPLDSLDGLVPLNGGTALPPGFAVVGTSPDSLFKDSISGSVFQTTDTRISCTTPGVQGPTADNRILILQVTTAGELTFHLNIEVEETDGTIIKYVWNDTLLAADEVPSGLLVYPPECGCMDPNFLEYDPAAGCDDGSCQTAIVFGCTDTLACNFDPAANFNIPLLCCYGPDDCNGLDITIVCPDVSTPDAFQPGAEWRFFPNPLSGDLLTLTWTGQQVEAVRVLDQAGRLVREESMRGMAQGHRELDLGGLPAGTYLIQLITDRGPQVRLLVRD